One Rhinoraja longicauda isolate Sanriku21f chromosome 19, sRhiLon1.1, whole genome shotgun sequence genomic window, ttcaacctcatctactgcacgtgtaggaagaaactgcagatgcagtttattccGAGGACAGACatgaaattctggagtaactcagcgggacaggcagcatctgcggatggaaggggtgggtgacgtttcgggtcgagacccttcctcagactgagactcaggagagagggagatacagagatatgaAAGGGTCAGCTGTGAAAGGGGATGCTgccacgatatgatacgatacgatagaacgttatttgtcccaggagggaaattgatctgccaactgtcataaagcacaagatacatgaaacatgaagttaaagtgatgagtggaaaggattggggatgtgcaaagattggggggggagtggggtgggggggtggagggaggggagtcagtctaccccatgacagaagggggaggagttgcacagttggatagccacagggaagaagcatctcatgtggtgttcTGATCAAGGGGaaagtagaatagaccattgttagctcagggaaggtgacaacgaagcaaacagagacaaaatgtaaCTAAGAGGGCAGTCAGACTGATCCtagaactgggaaagggatgggatggagagagagggaatgcaagggttatttgaagttagagaagtcaagctggaatgtaagctgcccaaacgaaatatgaggtgctgttcctccaatttgcgctgggcctcactctgacactggagggggcccaggacagaaaggtcagtgtgggaatgggagggggagttgaagtgtttggcaaccgggagatataccagttcccgatgtggcctcctgtacatcggcaagacaaaGCGTAGACTAGGCGACTATTTCgacgaacacttgcgctcggttcgCCAAGGCCTGccggatctcccggttgttaaccattttaaccccccttccctttcccacactggcctttctgtcctgggcctcctccattgccagagtgaggcccagcgcaaactggaggaacagcatctcatcaacccaacggtatgaatattgaagtctccaattttaggttaccTTTCACTAACCTCCTCCAAAGCCCACTCCATTCTGCCCCAGACCACCCCATCTCTTCCCACGCCTCCCCTCTGCAATTTCCCGCACAGCACTGTAGAACCGGGTTCGACTCTGACCTCGGTGTGACtgtgtggcgtttgtacgttctccccgtgacctgcgtgggttttctccggatgctccggtttcctcccacactccaaagacgtgcaggttcgttggttaattggcttctgtaaaatccccccccccccccccttttgtatGTTTATaaaagtggaaggaaaccggagcacccggggaaaaacaacgcggtcacggggagaacggacaatctccgcacagagagcagccgtggtcaggatcgaacccgggtctctggcgctttgatgcggcaactctaccgctgcgccaccgtgctgacccgcttggttactccagcgtctctagatgctgcctgacccgctgcgttactccaacgttttctgTATATTTCtccccccagagacgctgcctgacccgctgagttactccagcgttttgtgtctatttctcaccccagagacgctgcctgacccgctgagtcactccggcgTTTCGTTCCTTTCAGGTACCACGTCCCCGGGTCTCCGCTCCGCTACACGCCCGTGTGCCGGCTCAGTGCCTACCTGCAAGGCTTCAGTTTCCAGCTCAGCACCTGGTTCACCGTATCCTTCACGTGTGACCGTTTCGTGGCTatctgttgccagaagctgaggcGCACGTACTGCACCGAGAGAACGGCGGCCATGGTGCTGGCGGCGGTAGGAATGGTCAGCGTGTTGATCAACGCGCCCTTGCCTCTCCGCTACCGGCCCTGTTACACCGTGAACCGcgccgactacggttgctgcccTGTGCCGGGTGACCTGGAATCCCCGCTGTGGTCCGTCCATCGCTGGGCCACCAACCTACTCAacaccttcctccccatccccgtcCTGCTGCTGCTGAATTCGCTTACCGCCACGCACATCCTGGGGGCCAGCAGGTCCCGGCTGGCCCTGAAGGGCCctcggcggggggaggggggcgaagATCCAGAGGTCAGGAGCCGGAGGGCGTCGGTCGCCCTGCTCTTCGCGGTCTCCGGGAGCTTCGTGGCTCTGGCCGTTCCCATCACGGTGATCCACGCCTGGGTCGGGCTGAACGGGACGGTGATGTTCCGCGGCCCCCGCTCGCTGTACGCGGCCGTGCAGGTGGCGATGCTGCTGAAGTGCCTCGGTTCCTGCACAAACAGCTGTGTGTACGCGCTCACCCAGAGCAAGTTTAGAGCGCAGATGAGCGCCCTGCtcacagcccccttctctgctctGTGCGTGGGGGTCgcggggagggggaaagatttaagaggaacctgaggggttccCTTCAGCCAAGCTTGCTCACAGTGGCTAACACggtccatctacacgagtcccacctgcctgcatttggcccatattcctccaaacctgtcctatccatgcacctgtctaaatgtttctcaaacgttgtgaTAATTAACCCCATGTCCTGTACTTAGAACTTAGAGCTTAGAACTTGGCGCCGGAGCTCAATGTTCTTGCCCCAATGTTCGTGACAAACACGATGGCAGGATAAGCTGATCTCCATGTGACCGCTTGCGTTTCCTTCCTCAACCTAAATATTTTGTGGGATAATTGGACTCTCCAAATTGCCCATTAGAGTATAgggagtccccccccccccatcccctatcctcctctctcccctctcttcccttctcccctctcctcccatctcctccctctgccatcgggcaaaaggtacagtaaTATGAAAACACACTTCCAGTTTCAGTGATAGTTTCTtcctaactgaaccatcctaccacaaccagagagcagtgctgaactactatctacctcacgtataaagccctaaatggacactcccccccctacatcaaaaatcttctaacccccctctctaactccaggtccctcagatcggccgacttggggctattcactatcccacggtctaggcttaaactcaggggtgaccgcgcttttgcggttgcagctcctagactgtggaacagcatccctctcccgatcagaactgccccctccatcgactcctttaagtccaggctcaaaacatatttctactccctagcgtttgaggctcattgaggaggcgctgtgaactgtttgcgtactactgtatgttttcatttttttttctattggaacctaatcaaatgtacagcactttggtcaacgtgggttgtttttaaatgtgctatacaaataaaattgacttgacttgacttgacctcgttggtgaccctcggactatccttgatcggtctatactggcttaaccttgcagtgaacgttattccctttccgtgtgtctgcacactgtggacggctcgattgtaatcatgtattgtctttccgctgactggttagcgcgcaacaaaagcttttcactgtacctgcgtACCCGGGACCATAAACAAACGAAACTATTCCAACTGTGTGCTTCTACGAGAGAGACAGTTACTAACTTTTATTGTAccagatttaaaaataaacatgacTTGGTAAAGTAGAGAACAGttggtcttttttgttgttgcagtaaTTAAGGAGTAAGAACTGGTAAGACATTTCACACATGCGTGACTTCCCCCTCGAGGTAGAAAAAGATCAAtacatgtgtcggaaagaactgcagatgctgatttaaatcgagggtagacacaaaaagctggagtaactcagcgggacaggcagcatctctggagagaaggaatgggtgacatttcgggtcgagacccttcttcagacgaggtgAATAGGTTAGCAGCCAAAGAATCGTATTGATCCAACGTCGGGTTCATTTGGTAAAAGACCTATTAAAATGTACCGCCCAGATTAGGGggacacggtggcgtggcggcagagtagctgccttactgcgccagagacccgggttcgatcctgactacgggtctgcctgtccggactttgtacgttctccccgagacctgcgtggattATTTttgccgagattttcggtttcctcccgcactccagagacgtggaggtttacaggttaatttggttggtatatgtgtaaattatcccgagtgtgtgtaggatagtgttattgtgcagggatcgctggtcggtccggactcggtgggccgcagggcctattt contains:
- the LOC144602880 gene encoding putative G-protein coupled receptor 139 — encoded protein: MGTYALHIQIFYPILAAIGVPANLMSLVILFRGKCGLSKDITCYMMAMAIGDLMVLVFNVIVSQILRYHVPGSPLRYTPVCRLSAYLQGFSFQLSTWFTVSFTCDRFVAICCQKLRRTYCTERTAAMVLAAVGMVSVLINAPLPLRYRPCYTVNRADYGCCPVPGDLESPLWSVHRWATNLLNTFLPIPVLLLLNSLTATHILGASRSRLALKGPRRGEGGEDPEVRSRRASVALLFAVSGSFVALAVPITVIHAWVGLNGTVMFRGPRSLYAAVQVAMLLKCLGSCTNSCVYALTQSKFRAQMSALLTAPFSALCVGVAGRGKDLRGT